Proteins co-encoded in one Octopus bimaculoides isolate UCB-OBI-ISO-001 chromosome 9, ASM119413v2, whole genome shotgun sequence genomic window:
- the LOC106868261 gene encoding uncharacterized protein LOC106868261: MYMESENSIYNGSIRNPNLLHPLSQSKANYEGRLSTRSKDSDRKGFDETYERITDYNTSQPLSPSMLQTRAMVHEKYDYSMREPDTVLAASRADSEFILRKREDINSDVGRSNVNELREFSATEFMLDRQRERSSQRSDLRYITNNNNNTHSLQNGGRFLTVGERPEDEYPVPDYDKNEQRDMPKKTEYNTKGYDLDLLEIKRNFSPEDLEQSYKGNWYDTYSKQVQFNSNPENIAISNVSLRS; this comes from the exons ATGTACATGGAATCTGAGAATAGCATATATAATGGTTCGATAAGAAATCCTAACCTTCTACATCCATTGTCACAATCCAAAGCGAATTATGAGGGAAGACTATCGACTAGATCAAAAGATTCTGATAGGAAAGGATTTGATGAAACTTATGAAC GAATTACAGATTACAACACGTCACAACCATT GAGCCCATCAATGTTACAGACTAGAGCAATG GTCCATGAAAAGTATGATTATAGTATGAGAGAGCCTGACACAGTGCTAGCTGCTAGTAGAGCTGATTCAGAGTTTATTTTGAGGAAACGTGAAGATATCAATTCAGATGTAGGAAGAAGTAACGTAAATGAATTAAGAGAGTTTTCAGCTACGGAATTTATGCTAGATAGGCAAAGAGAACGATCTTCCCAGCGTTCTGATCTAAGATacatcaccaataacaacaataacacccaTTCACTGCAGAATGGTGGAAGGTTCCTGACAGTCGGAGAACGTCCGGAAGATGAATACCCAGTCCCTGATTACGACAAAAATGAACAACGAGATATGCCTAAAAAAACCGAATATAACACAAAAGGTTACGACTTGGATTTACTAGAAATTAAGAGAAACTTTTCTCCAGAAGATCTTGAACAATCGTATAAAGGCAATTGGTATGATACATATTCCAAGCAAGTCCAATTTAATTCAAATCCTGAAAATATAGCAATTTCAAATGTGTCTCTCCGCTCATAG